A window from Vulcanimicrobium alpinum encodes these proteins:
- a CDS encoding transposase, with translation MAALYATRATLSYTTGRDTINGVSPPSIERRLSIVETPVQRPTRRRFSVAEKARIVNDADACESGTVGAFLRREGIYSSQLYAWRKERDRGDYDPKEIKARALDRKEAESLKKMNHEQDIEIRRLQRKIARLELLEDIRKKAAGLLNIEYKSPKFDDLDD, from the coding sequence ATGGCCGCTCTCTATGCTACAAGGGCGACCCTCTCATACACCACGGGCCGGGACACGATCAACGGTGTTTCGCCGCCGTCGATTGAGCGTCGGCTCTCGATTGTCGAGACGCCGGTTCAGCGGCCGACGCGACGTCGCTTCTCGGTCGCCGAAAAGGCGCGTATTGTGAACGATGCTGATGCCTGCGAGTCGGGTACGGTCGGTGCGTTCTTGCGCCGCGAAGGCATCTACTCTTCGCAGCTGTACGCATGGCGCAAGGAGCGCGATCGCGGCGATTACGATCCAAAGGAAATTAAGGCCCGAGCTCTCGATCGTAAGGAAGCCGAATCGCTCAAGAAAATGAACCACGAGCAAGACATTGAGATACGCAGGTTGCAACGCAAGATCGCGCGCTTGGAGCTTCTCGAAGACATCCGAAAAAAAGCAGCGGGGCTCTTGAACATCGAGTACAAGAGCCCCAAGTTCGACGACCTGGACG
- a CDS encoding IS256 family transposase: MADYDLTLSRDAIPALLDQPAALGKLVEVILNQVLEAQMRDHLGAERYERCQEREGYRNGYRDRQLSTRVGSLVLRVPQTRDGSFSTDIFERYRRSEQAFVVGLMEMVVNGVSTRKVTRITEGLCGTSFSKSTVSRLTKALDEPVAGFLNRRLDAAYPFIIVDALFTKVRTDKSVVSKALLIASGIRADGYREILGLSIGDSESFATWNEFFRGLKARGLHGVDVAVSDNHSGLREAIAKQFVGATWQRCQFHVMKNLLDHAPKKERENVTAAARLIFLATDRKEAERRYAEFMARFAETAPKSCVCLEGAFEDMLAILPLPEKYRRRLRTSNMQERLNEEIRRREKVIRIFPNDAAAIRMVGALLSEQNDEWLGRAYFDMTEYFEWKATTVAKPAAVKRDRRAA, encoded by the coding sequence GTGGCCGATTACGATCTTACCCTATCCCGCGACGCGATTCCAGCTTTGCTTGATCAGCCGGCGGCGCTCGGCAAACTCGTCGAAGTGATTCTCAACCAAGTGCTCGAGGCACAGATGCGCGATCATCTGGGCGCCGAGCGGTACGAACGCTGTCAAGAACGGGAGGGCTATCGGAATGGGTATCGCGATCGACAGCTCTCGACCCGCGTCGGATCGCTGGTCCTGCGCGTGCCGCAAACGCGCGACGGCAGCTTCTCAACCGACATCTTTGAGCGTTATCGCCGCAGCGAACAAGCCTTTGTCGTGGGCCTGATGGAGATGGTCGTCAACGGCGTCTCGACGCGGAAGGTCACGCGGATAACCGAAGGCCTCTGCGGGACGTCGTTTTCGAAATCGACGGTAAGTCGCCTTACGAAGGCACTCGACGAACCGGTCGCGGGATTCTTGAATCGCCGGCTCGACGCAGCGTACCCATTCATCATCGTTGACGCGCTCTTTACGAAGGTGCGCACCGACAAGAGCGTCGTCAGCAAAGCACTACTCATCGCGAGCGGCATTCGCGCTGACGGGTACCGCGAAATCCTTGGTCTTTCGATCGGCGATTCGGAGAGCTTTGCGACGTGGAACGAGTTCTTTCGCGGCCTCAAAGCGCGCGGCTTGCACGGCGTCGACGTTGCCGTCTCCGACAATCACTCGGGCTTACGCGAGGCGATCGCCAAGCAATTCGTCGGCGCGACGTGGCAGCGTTGCCAGTTCCACGTGATGAAGAACTTGCTCGATCACGCGCCCAAGAAAGAACGGGAAAACGTAACCGCTGCAGCTCGGCTGATCTTCCTCGCAACTGATCGCAAAGAGGCCGAGCGTCGATATGCGGAATTCATGGCCCGCTTCGCAGAAACGGCGCCCAAGTCGTGCGTGTGCTTGGAAGGAGCGTTCGAAGACATGCTTGCGATCTTGCCGCTGCCGGAGAAATATCGCCGGCGACTGCGCACGAGCAACATGCAAGAGCGGCTCAATGAAGAGATTCGTCGCCGGGAGAAAGTCATTCGCATCTTCCCAAACGACGCCGCGGCGATTCGCATGGTCGGCGCGCTACTCTCCGAGCAAAACGACGAATGGTTAGGCCGAGCCTACTTCGACATGACCGAATACTTCGAATGGAAAGCAACGACGGTGGCCAAGCCGGCCGCCGTAAAACGAGACAGACGAGCAGCCTAA